From the Scophthalmus maximus strain ysfricsl-2021 chromosome 11, ASM2237912v1, whole genome shotgun sequence genome, one window contains:
- the xaf1 gene encoding XIAP-associated factor 1, whose translation MDNKEATHTCGQCLKEVAEANFALHETHCSRFLCLCPDCGEAVPREQLDQHREEEHSQTRCKKCNQKMERCQLKDHESDECVQRLQTCHFCDLELPQWELDQHCLACGSRTELCCDCSRYVRLKDQQEHHRTCLATNNNITSSQTTSAPPNQAKETAICDGCMASFPAEDIEKHELECVPASRRDDSGGSEPEEEGERDEEELSSLYKAASLSDRPHRPLGFWGEGGDPDQLNTCPHCHLVLPLVTLRWHEAKCQIFTYLKEKGEEGKDASEISDQYVMSKK comes from the exons ATGGATAACAAGGAGGCAACGCACACCTGCGGCCAATG CCTCAAAGAGGTCGCAGAGGCCAACTTCGCTCTGCATGAGACGCACTGCAGCCGCTTCTTATGTCTCTGTCCGGACTGTGGTGAGGCAGTTCCCAGAGAGCAGCTGGAccaacacagagaggaggagcactCTCAG ACCAGATGCAAGAAGTGCAACCAGAAGATGGAACGCTGTCAGCTGAAGGATCACGAG tctgatgagtgtgtgcagCGGCTGCAGACCTGTCACTTCTGTGACCTGGAGCTGCCGCAGTGGGAGCTGGACCAGCACTGCCTGGCCTGCGGGAGTCGCACCGAGCTCTGCTGCGACTGCAGCCGCTACGTCCGACTGAAGGACCAGCAGGAGCACCACCGGACCTGCTTGGCCACGAACAATAATATCACAAGTTCTCAAACCACCAGCGCTCCACCAAACCAGG CCAAAGAAACAGCTATCTGTGATGGATGCATGGCATCCTTTCCAGCTGAAGACATAGAGAAACATGAG CTGGAGTGTGTCCCAGCATCCAGGCGGGACGACTCTGGAGGGtcggagccagaggaggagggggagagggacgaggaggagctaAGCAGCCTCTATAAGGCAGCCTCCCTGTCAGACAGACCCCACAGGCCACTGGGTTTCTGGGGTGaaggaggagatccagaccagCTCAACACCTGCCCCCACTGTCACCTGGTCCTGCCGCTCGTCACGCTACGGTGGCATGAG gcaAAGTGCCAAATCTTCACGTACttgaaagaaaagggagaagaagggaaagaTGCTTCAGAGATCTCTGATCAATATGTCATGAGTAAAAAATGA
- the tekt1 gene encoding tektin-1 isoform X2: MSVRDQRGPPQSEGPNLGKIEDMRNHSAVFRGECTRLILETDKACRRMQDDDSKRLGQRVRDIQFLKKELEVKLDEINVEIDILIALQSRVVKALESCKEPLRVTLLCLEERMKRPPSERLRDGVDRELLKEREVIDGVASLLQRLLEQITEQIRLNRSAKYQLEQDLKEKYEAQCIDNSCALMTTHSIKDQQKSKNANAALPSLAVTPTQWETISDINIAKAEQQKTNSLSLRAFVESLLEQMTADVQKQAQATIAAFQLNVQEIKSAKSQMEDQLGKILSEIASQQRISEDLKVAITEKGRFLSLAQARLDLRERRPVKEQCHDPAQTQLLTEVQQLTAHINKLREAVAQSEEEQRAMVRCQIDLEEIIQVKVTCLYIDEVTCPQHKEPIFIHNF; encoded by the exons ATGTCTGTCCGCGACCAGCGCGGCCCCCCGCAGAGTGAGGGGCCAAATCTGGGCAAGATTGAGGACATGCGTAACCACTCGGCCGTCTTCAGAGGAGAATGCACGAGGCTGATCCTGGAAACGGACAAAGCATGTCGACGCATGCAAGACGACGACAGCAAGCGACTGG GTCAACGGGTCAGGGACATCCAGTTCCTGAAGAAGGAGTTGGAGGTGAAGTTGGATGAGATCAATGTGGAAATTGATATTCTCATAGCGCTGCAGAGCAGAGTGGTGAAGGCCCTGGAGTCCTGCAAGGAGCCTCTGAGGGTCACGCTTCTCTGTCTGGAGGAGAG GATGAAACGTCCTCCCTCTGAGAGGCTGCGCGACGGGGTGGACAGAGAGCTGCTGAAGGAGAGGGAGGTCATCGACGGCGTGGCTTCCCTTCTGCAGCGTCTGCTCGAGCAGATCACCGAGCAGATTCG CCTGAACCGGTCGGCCAAGTACCAACTGGAGCAGGACCTGAAGGAAAAGTACGAGGCCCAGTGCATCGACAACTCCTGCGCCCTGATGACCACCCACTCCATCAAAGACCAGCAGAAGTCCAAAAACGCCAACGCCGCTTTGCCGAG CTTGGCAGTGACTCCGACGCAGTGGGAGACCATCTCGGACATCAACATCGCCAAGGCGGAGCAGCAGAAGACCAACTCGCTGTCCCTGCGGGCCTTCGTGGAGTCCCTCCTGGAGCAGATGACGGCCGACGTGCAGAAGCAGGCCCAGGCCACGATAGCGGCCTTTCAGCTGAACGTCCAGGAAATCAAGTCCGCCAAGAGCCAGATGGAGGATCAGCTGGGCAAG ATCCTGTCCGAGATCGCCAGCCAGCAGAGGATCAGCGAGGATCTCAAGGTGGCCATCACGGAGAAGGGGCGGTTCCTGAGTTTGGCCCAGGCGCGGCTGGATCTGCGCGAGCGGAGGCCCGTCAAGGAGCAGTGTCACGATCCGGCGCAGACCCAGCTCCTCACCGAGGTCCAGCAGCTCACTGCGCACATCAACAA GCTGCGTGAGGCCGTGGCCCagtcggaggaggagcagagggccATGGTCCGCTGCCAGATTGACCTGGAGGAAATCATCCAGGTGAAGGTCACCTGTCTCTACATCGATGAGGTCACCTGCCCCCAGCACAAGGAGCCCATTTTCATACACAACTTCTGA
- the tekt1 gene encoding tektin-1 isoform X1: MTTTRGGCRSTYRFCGRIDYKRWRGEQLVSNFNFHTTEADCSYVTDRCWRTMSVRDQRGPPQSEGPNLGKIEDMRNHSAVFRGECTRLILETDKACRRMQDDDSKRLGQRVRDIQFLKKELEVKLDEINVEIDILIALQSRVVKALESCKEPLRVTLLCLEERMKRPPSERLRDGVDRELLKEREVIDGVASLLQRLLEQITEQIRLNRSAKYQLEQDLKEKYEAQCIDNSCALMTTHSIKDQQKSKNANAALPSLAVTPTQWETISDINIAKAEQQKTNSLSLRAFVESLLEQMTADVQKQAQATIAAFQLNVQEIKSAKSQMEDQLGKILSEIASQQRISEDLKVAITEKGRFLSLAQARLDLRERRPVKEQCHDPAQTQLLTEVQQLTAHINKLREAVAQSEEEQRAMVRCQIDLEEIIQVKVTCLYIDEVTCPQHKEPIFIHNF, encoded by the exons ATGACGACCACAAGAGGGGGCTGTCGGTCTACATACCGGTTCTGCGGTCgaatag ACTACAAAAGGTGGAGGGGGGAACAGCTGGTCAGTAATTTCAATTTCCATACCACAGAAGCTGACTGCAGTTATG TGACTGACCGCTGCTGGAGAACAATGTCTGTCCGCGACCAGCGCGGCCCCCCGCAGAGTGAGGGGCCAAATCTGGGCAAGATTGAGGACATGCGTAACCACTCGGCCGTCTTCAGAGGAGAATGCACGAGGCTGATCCTGGAAACGGACAAAGCATGTCGACGCATGCAAGACGACGACAGCAAGCGACTGG GTCAACGGGTCAGGGACATCCAGTTCCTGAAGAAGGAGTTGGAGGTGAAGTTGGATGAGATCAATGTGGAAATTGATATTCTCATAGCGCTGCAGAGCAGAGTGGTGAAGGCCCTGGAGTCCTGCAAGGAGCCTCTGAGGGTCACGCTTCTCTGTCTGGAGGAGAG GATGAAACGTCCTCCCTCTGAGAGGCTGCGCGACGGGGTGGACAGAGAGCTGCTGAAGGAGAGGGAGGTCATCGACGGCGTGGCTTCCCTTCTGCAGCGTCTGCTCGAGCAGATCACCGAGCAGATTCG CCTGAACCGGTCGGCCAAGTACCAACTGGAGCAGGACCTGAAGGAAAAGTACGAGGCCCAGTGCATCGACAACTCCTGCGCCCTGATGACCACCCACTCCATCAAAGACCAGCAGAAGTCCAAAAACGCCAACGCCGCTTTGCCGAG CTTGGCAGTGACTCCGACGCAGTGGGAGACCATCTCGGACATCAACATCGCCAAGGCGGAGCAGCAGAAGACCAACTCGCTGTCCCTGCGGGCCTTCGTGGAGTCCCTCCTGGAGCAGATGACGGCCGACGTGCAGAAGCAGGCCCAGGCCACGATAGCGGCCTTTCAGCTGAACGTCCAGGAAATCAAGTCCGCCAAGAGCCAGATGGAGGATCAGCTGGGCAAG ATCCTGTCCGAGATCGCCAGCCAGCAGAGGATCAGCGAGGATCTCAAGGTGGCCATCACGGAGAAGGGGCGGTTCCTGAGTTTGGCCCAGGCGCGGCTGGATCTGCGCGAGCGGAGGCCCGTCAAGGAGCAGTGTCACGATCCGGCGCAGACCCAGCTCCTCACCGAGGTCCAGCAGCTCACTGCGCACATCAACAA GCTGCGTGAGGCCGTGGCCCagtcggaggaggagcagagggccATGGTCCGCTGCCAGATTGACCTGGAGGAAATCATCCAGGTGAAGGTCACCTGTCTCTACATCGATGAGGTCACCTGCCCCCAGCACAAGGAGCCCATTTTCATACACAACTTCTGA